A window of the Citrus sinensis cultivar Valencia sweet orange chromosome 9, DVS_A1.0, whole genome shotgun sequence genome harbors these coding sequences:
- the LOC102615366 gene encoding splicing factor-like protein 1, whose protein sequence is MESTVESNPQYQTLDFNQNPPLPQDTLDHDSQNPPKTLAPPDAQNPQPASENGHDKNNENSCNNNNDVAAADYIKQKPLLSENGLTNTHSGTDKDQSGGEEETSSRRRRRSRWDPPPSESGGTEGNGDSGSGTRKRRSRWADDEPKPVIQLPDFMKDFTGGIEFDPEIQALNSRLLEISRILQSGLPLDDRPEGQRSPSPEPIYDNMGIRINTREYRARERLNKERQEIISQIIKRNPAFKPPADYRPPKLQKKLYIPMKEYPGYNFIGLIIGPRGNTQKRMERETGAKIVIRGKGSVKEGRLQQKRDLKPDPSENEDLHVLVEAETQESLEGAAAMVEKLLQPVDEVLNEHKRQQLRELAALNGTIRDEEYCRLCGEPGHRQYACPSRTSTFKSDVLCKICGDGGHPTIDCPVKGTTGKKMDDEYQNFLAELGGTLPESASKQSTTLALGPGSGSSGSNPPWANNSGSSGTPGHPGLGSNGAKPIKELDDTNLYIGYLPPTLDDDGLIRLFSTFGDIVMAKVIKDRVTGMSKGYGFVKYADIQMANNAIASMNGYRLEGRTIAVRVAGKPPQPTVPPGPPTSTMPTYPVSAPPVGGYPSQQYAPGGPLPNPPAASYTGAPVPWGPPVPPPYAPYAPPPPGSTMYPPIPGQPMPPYGVQYPPPVQTAPPGALTAPPGAPTQTATSSEAQQHSFPPGVQSESSSSAPAASANMYGSSMAPMPPNVQPAYATAPLGYSPYYNAVPPPPPPAPVSAVDHSQNLGNVPWATNPPVQPPVSSAEKSNYGADAEYEKFMAEMK, encoded by the coding sequence ATGGAGTCAACAGTTGAATCAAACCCCCAATATCAAACCCTAGATTTCAATCAAAACCCGCCGTTACCGCAAGACACCCTAGATCACGATTCACAAAACCCGCCCAAAACCCTAGCTCCTCCCGATGCTCAAAATCCCCAGCCGGCTTCCGAAAACGGCCACGACAAAAACAATGAGAACAGCTGTAACAATAACAATGACGTCGCCGCAGCCGATTACATTAAGCAGAAGCCGTTGCTTTCGGAAAATGGTCTGACCAACACTCATTCCGGCACCGATAAGGATCAGTCGGGTGGCGAGGAGGAGACCTCGAGCAGACGACGACGTCGCAGCAGGTGGGATCCGCCGCCATCGGAATCAGGCGGTACGGAAGGTAATGGCGACTCTGGAAGCGGGACCAGGAAGCGGAGATCGAGGTGGGCGGACGATGAGCCGAAGCCGGTGATTCAGTTGCCGGATTTTATGAAGGACTTTACTGGAGGTATTGAGTTTGACCCGGAAATTCAAGCTTTGAATAGTCGTTTGTTAGAAATTTCTAGAATTCTTCAGTCTGGTTTGCCTTTAGATGATAGACCTGAGGGACAAAGGAGTCCTTCGCCCGAACCAATTTATGATAATATGGGAATTAGGATTAATACTAGAGAGTATCGTgcaagagagagattgaatAAGGAGAGACAGGAGATTATATCTCagattattaaaagaaatccGGCATTTAAGCCACCGGCAGATTATAGGCCCCCAAAGCTTCAGAAGAAGCTTTATATTCCGATGAAAGAATACCCtggttataattttattggtttGATTATTGGGCCGAGAGGGAATACACAAAAGAGAATGGAGAGAGAGACGGGTGCTAAGATTGTTATACGTGGTAAAGGGTCAGTGAAAGAGGGAAGGTTGCAACAGAAGAGGGATTTGAAGCCAGACCCATCAGAGAATGAAGATTTACATGTGTTGGTGGAGGCAGAGACTCAGGAATCTCTTGAAGGTGCAGCTGCAATGGTGGAGAAGTTGTTGCAGCCAGTAGATGAGGTGTTAAATGAGCATAAGAGGCAGCAGTTGAGGGAGCTTGCAGCTTTAAATGGGACTATAAGGGATGAGGAGTACTGTCGGTTATGCGGTGAGCCTGGACATCGGCAGTATGCATGTCCATCACGTACTTCCACTTTCAAGAGTGATGTGCTTTGTAAGATCTGTGGTGATGGTGGCCATCCAACTATCGATTGTCCAGTTAAGGGAACAACGGGGAAGAAAATGGATGATGAATATCAGAATTTCTTGGCAGAGTTAGGAGGGACTCTTCCTGAATCTGCAAGCAAACAAAGTACTACATTGGCTCTGGGCCCTGGCAGTGGCAGTTCTGGAAGTAATCCTCCTTGGGCTAATAATTCAGGCAGTTCTGGGACTCCAGGGCATCCTGGACTAGGGTCAAATGGAGCTAAGCCCATCAAGGAATTGGATGATACAAACTTGTATATTGGATATTTGCCACCGACgcttgatgatgatggtttGATTAGGTTGTTTTCTACTTTTGGTGATATTGTGATGGCTAAGGTTATTAAGGACCGGGTTACAGGAATGAGCAAAGGTTATGGTTTTGTGAAGTATGCTGATATTCAGATGGCCAATAATGCTATTGCAAGCATGAATGGTTACCGTCTTGAGGGGCGAACCATTGCTGTGAGAGTTGCTGGTAAGCCTCCTCAGCCTACTGTGCCTCCGGGCCCTCCAACTTCAACAATGCCCACCTACCCTGTTTCTGCTCCACCAGTTGGTGGCTATCCATCTCAGCAGTATGCACCAGGCGGTCCTCTTCCAAATCCACCAGCAGCGAGCTATACGGGGGCTCCTGTTCCTTGGGGACCACCAGTTCCTCCGCCTTATGCTCCTTATGCTCCTCCTCCTCCTGGGTCAACCATGTATCCACCCATCCCTGGTCAACCAATGCCTCCTTATGGAGTACAATATCCTCCACCAGTGCAGACAGCTCCCCCTGGTGCTCTAACGGCTCCCCCTGGTGCTCCAACGCAGACTGCAACTTCAAGTGAAGCACAACAACATAGTTTCCCACCAGGAGTGCAATCCGAAAGTAGCAGTTCTGCTCCAGCTGCGTCAGCGAATATGTATGGGAGCTCCATGGCTCCAATGCCACCTAATGTTCAACCCGCATATGCAACTGCGCCATTAGGTTATTCACCTTACTACAATGCAGTTCCTCCTCCCCCTCCACCTGCTCCTGTCTCAGCAGTGGACCATTCACAGAACTTGGGTAATGTGCCTTGGGCCACAAATCCACCAGTGCAGCCTCCAGTTTCTTCTGCAGAGAAGTCAAACTATGGTGCAGATGCTGAATATGAGAAGTTTATGGCAGAGATGAAATGA